The genomic segment tgggtttgtgggtatgtgtgtatgtgtgtgcgtgtacaggtctcatgttgtggggacatATATATGTCACATTTTGGGGACTTGTTTTCCTTGTGGAGACAAAAAGTCCTAATaacataaatcataaaaaaaaactaaggtTAGGATGTATAAAGGTTCAGGATTGGATTCAATTAAGGTTAGGGTTGGGTTGTGTGCAGGCCTATAAGCTACCATGTGGACATTATCTACTGTGTGTTTCTACAGCTACAGCAGCTCGGAGATGCAGCTCATGGCTCGCCTCAGTGCCGTTAAACGACGCCAGGCCCTTCGTGGTCCTTCCTACATGTTCTCTGCACCTTCAGTCAGCCTGTCTGAGGTTGAGCAGCGTTTCCTGGAGGCAGCCGAGTACGGCAACATACCAGAGGTGCGACGCATGTTGCTCGGCATGCCCAACTTGAATGTCAATGCTGTGGACTACATGGGCCAGAATGCATTGCAGCTGGCTGTGGCCAATGAGCATCTGGAggtgacagagctgctgctggggaGGGCGGATTTGGCCAGAGTGGGTGACGCCCTTCTGTTAGCCATCAGTAAGACGTGTCCATTTAAATGAGTCCAACTGCATTCTGCATTCTATTGGCTTATCCTTATATAATGTTGTCATGTACATCAGTCGTATATTAGCACGATATACAATTTACATACTACTTGTATAACAATTCCTCACTGTTTAGCTATTTAATTGTATCCAATAGCGCTTGTGCTGCATAAAGCTCCACATGCTATTTCACTGTTACAAACGGCTTCGTGCTGCAACTCAAAACCTAAGCTGAACTGAAAAAGTAAAGTTGTGGAACCTAGACCAAAATAAGGATACTCAGAATACTCCGAGCTGGGTGATATTCTAATAACATGTTgccctgtgtctgtctgtgcgtcCGTGTTGTAGGTAAAGGTTATGTTCGTATCACAGAGACCCTGTTGAGTCACCCTGCATTCAGAGATTCCCATCGTCAAACAGCGAGCCCTGCTCAAGTTGACATGTTGGATGACTTCTATGCTTATGATGAGGACGGGACGAGGTAAGACATTGGGAAGAAAGATGTGCGACAAAAAATTGTACAGCAGTGACATAAAGATCTCAATTCTCTGACATGTTGGGCAGTCCTGAATATATTGTATTAGCTGTCGACTTACCTTTTTGCTGCTTTGtaaaaatgttctgtttgtgtggattCCCAAAGGTTTTCTCATGATGTGACTCCAGTGATACTTGCAGCACACTGCCAGGAATACGAGATCGTTCACACCCTGCTGAGTAAAGGCGCTCGCATCGATCACCCCCATGACTACTTCTGCAGCTGCGACTCGTGTAACTACCAGCAGCAGTTTGACTCCTTCAGCCACTCGCGATCAAGGATCAATGCCTACAGAGGCCTCGCCAGTCCTGCTTACCTCTCCTTGTCCAATGAGGACCCAGTGCTGGCCGCCCTGGAGCTCAGCAATGAACTGGCCATGCTGGCCAATATAGAGAAAGAATTTAAGGTACACATACTAAAGATCATACACGATCACCAACAACAATTGTGCAAACACCACAAGTCCTCTAAGATGACAGTGCACATTCGTTACTCCTataatttccccattgtggtgTTAGAACGACTACTGCCGCCTGTCGAGCCAGTGTAAGGATTATGTGGTGGGCCTCCTGGATCTGTGCCGCagcacagaggaggtggaggccatTCTGAGCGGAGAAGAAGACTCTGAAGACAGCTATGGTCTCCCAGGTCGGCCCTCCCTTACAAGGCTCAAATTAGCCATCAAATATGAACTTAAAAAGGTTAGTATACTCACAAACAGGCAACAACAGTGAGGTaaggtaaagtaaatgtattatAGTCGTGTCAGAGTGGACGGAATGACtagaaacacagtgaaaaaatGTCCCTTTGTATTGTGACTCCGTGCTGACAGCAGTCAGTGGCAGGTGGCATTATATTTTCAGGTTGTCGGTATGTCCTATTTCTTTTAAACGATATCTCTGGAAAACTTGAAGGAATTTCCTTatatttggtacaaatgttcagttGCATGAACAGATTCGATTTCGGTGGTCGAAGACCATGAACAACCTCATGTAGACTTAGATTGTCGACAACTGTAGGTGTTTCTGGTCTGAACCACTGTGTCCATGTGTACTTCTCTCTTTAGTTTGTGGCTCATCCTAActgccagcagcagctgcttggTATCTGGTTTGAGAATCTCCCCGGCCTGAGACAACAGACCACTGCTATCAAACTGCTTGTGGTGCTGGCAGTGGCTATTGGACTTCCTGGACTGGCGGTGGCTTACTGGATCGCTCCGTGCAGCAGAGTAGGACCCTCATATTAACTCCTACACATCCAAACCTGACTTTAAGTCCCCACTGGAGGTTTTCTCTCATTGTTCGTTGTTCCTTCTCTCTCATCCAGGTGGGGAAAGTAATGCGCAGCCCCTTCATGAGGTTCGTGGCCCATGCCTCGTCCTTCACAATCTTCCTGGGTCTTCTCATCATGAATGCCGCCGACCGGTTCGCAGGAACCACCCATTTACCAAACATGACTCACCATCAGCACCCAGGAGGAGCACATCTCAAGTCGGACCCACTGCTGCTCTACCGCATGACCACAACGCCCTTCACATGCATGGAGATCCTCATCATTTCATGGGTCATCGGTGAGCATTAGATGATCGtgatcatttaaaatgtcatgtcTTTCAGGGTTTGATGTTTGCAGAACTGCAGATGAGAGAGCAGGAACATGACTCTGTCATCATGTACTTTGTGCAGGTATGATCTGGGCTGAGGTGAAGGAGATCTGGAGTCAGGGACCGGGGGAGTATCTGGTCGAGCCGTGGAACTTCCTGGACTTTGCGATGCTGGCGATCTTCCTCGCCTCGTTTTTCTGCCGCTTCTCTGCTCTGAGACAAGCTGACTTAGCCCAGAcctatgtacacacacactacacaacgCTGATTAATGTCACACTGCCCCCCGAGATACACTACTTCACACTGGGTGAGCATGCTCACACACCTGAAAAGATTAACAACCCTCCTTTACTTCCTGTATAAAagtacaaacagcagcagtaagTTAGCACATGATGGTCCTGTACACAAAGGTGaaagaaaaactgcttttaAGGAAGAGCTGGGGCAGGCAGACGACAGGTTGGTGGCTGGCTGAGAATGTGCAGAAGATCCTGTGAGCTGGAGAAAAGGCAGGCGGGTTGGCTCTGGCGATCCCGAGGCACAAGAGGAGAATTGCATTAGGAGATTCACTGAGTTCAATAAAATAGAGAATAAAACAGATGAAACGTTAACTAATCCCATTTTGAATTAAAGCATTTTTGTAGGTGACCCTAATTAGCCATTGTTTAGTTCAACTGTTTCCATCATTTCATCTTGAGAGCCTGTAAAATACACATAATTTAGTACTTACTAAGTCACAGATTGCACACACGTCTTTGACAGGGACTAGATGCCAAAAGGACCAAATACTATTCACCAATTTACATGAAAAGCtaactttaatttttttttagggaaataaatatttgtggAAAGTATTTGGAGATTTATTTTTGAACTAATAAAGTTCAAAGACTATTTTGTACGACAGCTATGTGAGCTGCAAGTGTTCCATCTCTACACACGTCCCTCTTCTGAACCGACAATGTGTTAATgtgcaaaaagagaaagaatttCCTTGTTACCAAAACTGGTTCTGAAGATCAATCTCAAAAATGTATCTACACACAGTGTTTTGTTAAAGCAGTCAAGCGCTAACGTTATTAGTTTGTTATCTTCTTAAAATTTTGACTTTTAATACTGAAATTTCAAGTTTATTCTAGggtagtttttttctgtttaatccCTCTAATCATGATGAATTGAAATTTGGACTGGCTTTATTCATATCCTTCTCTGTGTCCTAATGGAATTGTGTGTATTAGAAACCCTCCTCAATCTGCAATGTAAGCAGAACTACATgcctgaaaaagaagaaagttttACAAAGTTGATTTGCTGAAGTTCACTAACATGTCCGAGCTTTGTTTTTGCAGCACGTATCTACTGGCTGCCGTCAGATCCACAGCTGGTGTCGGAGGGCCTGTATGCAGTTGCAGTGGTGCTGAGCTTCTCTCGGATTGCTTACATCCTCCCAGCCAACGAGAGCTTCGGTCCACTGCAGATCTCTTTAGGGAGGACCGTCAAGGACATCTTCAAGTTCATGGTCATCTTCCTCCTGGTCTTCCTGGCGTTCATGATCGGCATGTTCAACCTGTACTCCTACTACCTGGGGGCAAAAGAGAACGACGCCTTCACCACGTGAGACCTTCAGATTTGTACACCACAATATCAACCTTAAGATAGGTCATACACAATTTATTTCCTGATCTGTTGTCTCAAAATCCAGCTTTAAATTGAACCCAGCCATTGCTTTAATTAATTTTAACCTCCACCATGGAATTCATGTTTTCCTCagagtttgtctgtttgtttgcaggcttacacaaaagctattGTGCCCATTTTCCTGAAGCTTGGTTGAGCGATGTGGTTTGAGTCAGTGTAGGACAAACTCaattttgttgcagatccaggattcttTTTCACTCTGTTGGCATTCATCAACATTTTGTTCATTTGGAagagaataattcctggatctttatgacaaaaaaaatgctgacatgtttaggggcctgatatttatgagtgtctGTACTTTGGTGCCgatttaaatataaacccaGACCTagtcaatttaaatgtggtttcataaggggactgtctggccttggtggaggtatgcactcaaCTGAGTCCCATTATTATTACACCAGATGGGACACGCTGGCACAAAAAGGTTGTAAATGCATGATTTACAGATGAATAAGAGCGTGTGTGAAAGTGAATCCACAGATATTTCAAAAGAGTGATTTCCAACTTAACCAGGGACTACTCCTCATATGTCATGGATTAAATTTGGACACAAGTAGTCAGCAACATAACCTAATCAACCATGGAGTTATTTGTCCTTCTCAAATTAACTGATTTGATGGATATTTAAAGGCGgcgagaaaaataaatctaaatcatTGTTTAGTATGTATGAAAGAAATTGTCACATTAAGCTGGGAGGGCCAAGATGCAGGTAAGTTAAGTTAGGTTGGTGAAGTTGAAGTTGAATGTGAAAAAAAGCACAGCCACGGTCGCCACTTTGCAGGAAAATGGCACCAAAACATTAGATATATTAATTAATGAAATCTGAAGTAAAACATGAGGAaaaattttaaaagaaaaaggggaaacaGAGACCATATTCCTACTGAATATGCAGGGATACTGAATACAGGTGTAACACATTCAGAACAGATGTAGACGATTATAAAAATTCTAAAAAAAggtcaaagacaggaagtaaagaaaTACAAACGCTGCACACAAATCCAGAACTCCAATCACAAGGAAAATTAGGTGAACATCCGCAGCAGAAAAAGTCcataaaaaaggaaatcttTTGAAAAAGTTCAAAACTGTCTCTCAAAAGATCCCAAGAGTTCCCTCTGCTTCACAAAATGCATGTTACTGCATTTATACACAGTTAATTATTGTTCATGAAAAAATAACTTAAGTAggatttttctttgtgtgaaagTTATGATGAAagtcaaaaaaatgtataacagCTTTGAAACGGTTGTGCAGCAAAATAAACATCGTGTTAAAGACTGCAAGGATTTCACTGTGTGGCCTTTTTCTCACAGAGCGTCTTCAGCGTCTCCTTCATTGTGATTAATGGTTGTCTGAACTCCAAAATAACTTTTatctcatctctctccatctccctctctgtcaaCCCTCTAGCCTGGAGGAGAGCTTCAAGACATTATTCTGGGCTATATTTGGGCTGTCTGAGGTCAAGTCCGTCGTGATCAACAACGGACACAAATTCATCGAGAACATCGGCTACGTGCTGTACGGGGTCTACAACGTGACCATGGTGATAGTGCTGCTCAACATGCTCATCGCCATGATTAACAGTTCCTTCCAGGAGATTGAGGTGAGTCAAAGAAATGTTGTCCacataatgatgtcatcatgtgcTTCATGGGCAGGATGCATATACTGCAGGGCGCCAAACAAGAGTCAGTGGAGtactaaggcccaacagtcaatcaatcaacctgcaccaaatttccCACACTCAAAGATATATGTACCCTTAACATGtcagacttttaaaaaaaaggattcgCTTTGAAATCGATGAaaaggttcttccctgacccatacgccattctcttaaataaaaaaattgataacAACTTCAGTTGGCCCACCGTTCCATGAGGTACTGCAACACATTGGAATGAGCAAGCCCCTAATCCATTTTCCTGTTCAAAAAATCGAGGGGAAGTATCATATATTACACTGATAGCAACacatactacacttgatcttagccaaaaggccgagaagggatttcacaatgttttatggaaatcagttaatttgttttggtgtaatcctgctgaaaaaacaaatgctgatgaaaacatgaaaacctccttggtggagttCAAAATGAATCCAGGCAATAGATCCCTGTCAAAAATGAGAAAGGAGGGTGTAGAGTTATATTTAAGCCATTTGAAGGCCATGAATATCTAATTTAGGGAACAATGACTTTTAGTGGCAATAATAATCTGCTGGAGCGTGTGTGTCCAACATCATGAGGTGCAGCcggtgtgtttttctctttcatctccaaactgttttgttttccctttttagGATGATGCCGATGTCGAATGGAAGTTCGCTCGGGCCAAACTCTGGTTCTCGTACTTTGAGGAGGGGAGGACGCTCCCTGTGCCCTTTAACCTGGTGCCCAGTCCCAAGTCCATGCTGGGAATGGGCAAAGGTATCAAGACCCTGCTGCTGTACTATGTGgcaggacacagagaggaggaacctGAGTCACAGCTTAATCAGGTACCACATACTGTTCTCATGTGTGTATAATGCCTGTGCAGCCAGTTAGTCCATGGAACCacagtggagctggagatgCAAAAGCCTGAGCACCTCCCAGTGGTTTCTCTGCTGCACTACAAGCTCCAGACCTGACGATAACAAGAAATGAATTTAACTTCAGCTTAATCTTCCAGCTCGGATCTTCAGGATATGGTGCTTCAACCAGCTCGACCAGGTATCAGGTACGTGTTTGTGTCCAgttattactcatgttgtggggacctaaatctttCTACACAGTTTACGGACTGTGAAAGTTCCAATTATTTATcaaaattatcattttaaattgGGAGCATCTTAatgttgttaatttgttttttcccaTCACTGTTTGCAGAAGATCATGAAGCGACTGATAAAACGTTACATCATCAAAGCCCAAGCTGACAGAGAGAGCGACGAGATCACTGAAGGTAAATTCCGCAGAACGATCCCGAGACTGAACCGGTTTTTAATTGTTAACATTCATTTCGGGGGAACAAAGGTTTCTGAATGTTCTTGTCAGTTTGACTTTAATGTGAGAAACACGTCATGGATTTTGGATCTTCTTTTTTGACATGAAGCgctgtgtctgttgttcacTCAGGTGAGCTGAAAGAGATCAAGCAGGACATCTCCAGCCTGCGATATGAGCTGCTCGAGGAGAAATCCCAGAGCAAGGACACGCTGGACGGACTGCTGAAGAGAATGGGAGAGATCAGTTCATCTTCATAGGAGGCAGCACACAAGCGAAAAGGGCCTGTTCTGCATCCCTCGAtgtagataaataataatagctTTAAAGCTTTGATATAAGAATGTATGTATGTgaatataaatttaaaaaaatgtaacttatCACTTTATGTGGATAAATTATAAGTGGGAGCACACTGTTTAAAGAGGAGATTGTGACGTTTTCACTCACCTACAATAAACACAGATCATTTTAATTTAGACACTCACACAAATGGACGCATGTACTTAAGAAATTGTATAGTAAGTACTCCATTTGTAGATTAGTTTCAGGCAATATTTCATGTAAGCAAAAGGGCAAAACTAGAATGGCCCAACGgtattattaacatttaataataccccccccccccccccccccccccccccccc from the Platichthys flesus chromosome 15, fPlaFle2.1, whole genome shotgun sequence genome contains:
- the trpc6a gene encoding short transient receptor potential channel 6a, with protein sequence MNHKPLEAYYNSRPVGYTNSPRARSRDNLLTYDDLREENCCTAGRSFGYSSSEMQLMARLSAVKRRQALRGPSYMFSAPSVSLSEVEQRFLEAAEYGNIPEVRRMLLGMPNLNVNAVDYMGQNALQLAVANEHLEVTELLLGRADLARVGDALLLAISKGYVRITETLLSHPAFRDSHRQTASPAQVDMLDDFYAYDEDGTRFSHDVTPVILAAHCQEYEIVHTLLSKGARIDHPHDYFCSCDSCNYQQQFDSFSHSRSRINAYRGLASPAYLSLSNEDPVLAALELSNELAMLANIEKEFKNDYCRLSSQCKDYVVGLLDLCRSTEEVEAILSGEEDSEDSYGLPGRPSLTRLKLAIKYELKKFVAHPNCQQQLLGIWFENLPGLRQQTTAIKLLVVLAVAIGLPGLAVAYWIAPCSRVGKVMRSPFMRFVAHASSFTIFLGLLIMNAADRFAGTTHLPNMTHHQHPGGAHLKSDPLLLYRMTTTPFTCMEILIISWVIGMIWAEVKEIWSQGPGEYLVEPWNFLDFAMLAIFLASFFCRFSALRQADLAQTYVHTHYTTLINVTLPPEIHYFTLARIYWLPSDPQLVSEGLYAVAVVLSFSRIAYILPANESFGPLQISLGRTVKDIFKFMVIFLLVFLAFMIGMFNLYSYYLGAKENDAFTTLEESFKTLFWAIFGLSEVKSVVINNGHKFIENIGYVLYGVYNVTMVIVLLNMLIAMINSSFQEIEDDADVEWKFARAKLWFSYFEEGRTLPVPFNLVPSPKSMLGMGKGIKTLLLYYVAGHREEEPESQLNQLGSSGYGASTSSTRYQKIMKRLIKRYIIKAQADRESDEITEGELKEIKQDISSLRYELLEEKSQSKDTLDGLLKRMGEISSSS